In the genome of Ferrovibrio terrae, the window TGGCTTCGGCTTCTGGGAAACGTTGCCGCTCGCCGGGCTGTTGGCTGCCACCTTCGGCGTCGTTCTCGGCTTCCCGGTACTGCGCCTGCGCGGCGATTACCTCGCCATCGTCACGCTCGGCTTCGGCGAGATCATCCGCGTGATCCTGCTCAACTGGCAGCCGGTCACCGGCGGCCCGGCCGGCATCTCGGGCATTCCGCGTCCGTCCTTCTTCGGCTTCCCGTTCTCGGCCGACCCACCGGCCGGCATGACGTCGTTCCACCAGCTGTTCGGGCTGGAATTCGCCTCGCTCCATCGCATCACCTTCCTCTACTACCTGATCCTCGCGCTGGCGCTGATCACCAACATCTTCACCATGCGGATCCGTAAACTGCCGGTCGGTCGTGCCTGGGAAGCGCTGCGCGAGGACGAGATCGCCTGCACGGCGCTTGGCATCAATCCGACCAACACCAAGCTGACTGCCTTCGCCATTGGTGCGATGTTCGGTGGTTTCGCCGGCAGCTTCTTTGCCGCACGCCAGGGCTTCATCAGCCCGGAAAGCTTCAGCTTCATCGAGTCCGCCGTGATCCTGGCAATCGTCGTGTTGGGTGGCATGGGCAGCCAGGCCGGCATCGTGCTGGCCGCGGCTTTCCTCACGCTGCTGCCGGAAGTGGCGCGCGAATTCTCGCTGTTCCGAATGCTAGCCTTCGGTGCCGCCATGGTGCTGATCATGGTGTGGCGTCCGCAGGGCCTGCTGGCGCATCGCGAGCCGACGATGCGGCTGCATCCTGCCGGGGCCAAACCGGGCGGAGGCAAGCCATGACTGCTTCCACCGTGAAGACTGGGCCTCTGCTCAGGGTCGAACACCTGACCATGCGTTTCGGCGGTCTGATTGCGGTGAACGATGTGTCCTTCGATGCACATGAAGGCCAGATCACGGCAGTGATCGGCCCGAACGGCGCCGGCAAGACCACGGTGTTCAACTGCATCGCCGGCTTCTACAAGCCGACAGTCGGCCGACTGGCTCTGACCAGGAATGATACGCCATATCTGCTGGAGCGCATGTCCGGCAACGACATTGCAGGCAAGGCGCGCGTGGCGCGCACCTTCCAGAATATCCGTCTCTTCCCGAAGATGACTGTGCTGGAAAACCTGATCGTCGCGCAGCACAACAAGCTGATGCGGGCATCAGGTTTCACGCTGCTTGGCCTGTTCGGCTGGCCGGGATACCGCAAGGCCGAGGCCGCTGCCGTCGATATGGCGCGTTACTGGCTGGAGCGCACCAACCTGACCGATGTCGCCGACGAAGTTGCCGGCAGCCTGCCGTATGGCGGCCAGCGTCGCCTCGAGATCGCGCGCGCCATGTGCACCGAACCGGTGCTGCTGTGTCTTGATGAGCCGGCCGCCGGGCTCAACCCGCGTGAGTCGGCCGACCTGAACACACTGCTGCGTTTTATCCGCGATGAACACAAAACCGGCGTGCTGCTGATCGAGCATGACATGAGTGTGGTGATGCAGATTTCAGATCATGTCATCGTACTGGATTACGGTCGTAAGATTGCCGATGGCTCGCCGGATACCGTGCGAAACGACCCGAAGGTGATCGCTGCCTATCTGGGCGAGCCGGAAGAGGTTGTTGTTGCCGAGGGGATCGCCTGATGCTCTCGATCAGCGGCCTGCATACCTATTACGGCGCGGTGCATGCGCTGAAGGGCGTCGATGTTGAAGTGAAGCAGGGCGAGATTGTAGCGCTGATCGGCGCCAACGGCGCCGGCAAGTCGACCCTGCTGATGAGCATTTGTGGCAGTCCGAAGCCGCGGCATGGTCATGTGAAGCTCGCCAATGAAGACATCACCGGCATTGCCACGCATCATCTGGTGCGTCGCGGTCTGGCGCATGCGCCGGAAGGCCGCCGGATCTTCCCGCGCATGACAGTGCTGGAAAACCTGCGTATGGGCGCAGTCGCCGGCAATCCTGCGCATTTCGAGTCCGATCTTGAGCGTGTCTACGGGTTGTTCCCGCGTCTGAAAGAGCGCAGCGAGCAGCGCGGCGGTACGCTGTCGGGTGGCGAGCAGCAGATGCTGGCCATTGCCCGTGCCCTGATGAGCCGGCCGAAGCTGCTGCTGCTGGACGAACCGTCGCTTGGTCTGGCGCCACTGGTGGTGAAGCAGATTTTCTCGATCATTGAGGAAATCAACCGCGCTGATGGGGTGACGGTCCTACTGGTCGAACAGAATGCCTATCATGCACTCAAGCTTGCCCATCGCGGCTATGTACTGGTGAATGGGCACATCACCATGAGCGGTACCGGCAGCGAGCTGCTGGCTAACGAGCAGATCCGCGCGGCCTATCTGGAAGGAGGGCACTGATGGTGCACGCCATCCTGGGGGAGAGTATCCTGGTATTCCTGGGATTGACCGTTGTCCTGGTGGGCGGTTGCGCCTTCCTGATGGGGCAGGCGATTGCCGGAACCTGGCGGCCCTATTGGCAGATCCTGCCCTACAGCCTGATCATGGCGGCTGCGAACCGCTTCCTGGCTTTCTCGCTGTTCAAGGAGCAGTTGCTGGCGATAGTGCCGTACCTGATCTCTATTTTCGTCGTCTGGGCGTTTGCCACATTCGGCTTCCGGCTGACCCGGGTTGATCAGATGGTGCACCAGTATCCGTGGCTCTACGAACGATCCGGCCTGCTCGGCTGGCGGGAAAAGCAGGGGACACCTTAGGTTGTTGCCGAGGTCGGCCCGACTGCATTAGACTTTGTTCAACGTTGTATAACAGGGAGAGGATGTCATGCGTAAACTCACTACCGGTTTGGCTGTTGTCGCTGCGGTCGGCCTGTTCGCCGGTGCTGCTACGGCACAGATCAAGGTTGCCCTCAACGGTCCGATCACCGGCCAGCTCGCCAGCTTTGGCGAACAGATGAAGCGTGGCGCCGAAATGGCCATCGCCGACATCAATGCTGCTGGCGGCGTCAACGGCCAGAAGCTGCAGCTCGTGATCGGCGATGACCAATGCGATCCGAAGCAGGCGGTGGCGGTTGCCAACCGCGCGGTGCAGGAAAAGGTTGCCGTCGTGTTCGGTCACTTCTGCTCGGGTTCGTCAATCCCGGCCTCGGATGTCTACAAGGAAGAGAATATCCTGCAGATCACCCCGGCCTCGACCAATCCGCGCTACACCGAGCGCGGCTACAAGAACACGTTCCGCGTCTGCGGCCGTGATGACCAGCAGGGCATTGTCGCCGGCGACTACATCCTTGAGAAGTTCAAGGGCAAGAAGGTCGCCATCCTGCATGACAAGACCCCGTATGGTCAGGGCCTTGCCGAAGAGACCAAGAAGCGCCTGAACTCGAAGGGCATGACCGAAGCCATGTTCGAAGCGGTCACCGCTGGCGAGAAGGATTACTCGGCGCTCGTTTCGAAGATGAAGCAGGCCGGTGTCGAGCTGATCTATCTCGGCGGCTATCATCCGGAAGGCGGCCTGATCGTTCGTCAGGCCAAGGAGCAGGGCCTGAATGCTCCGCTCATGGGTGGTGACGCTCTGGTCGACAAGCAGTTCTGGGCGATTTCCGGCCCGGCCGGCGAAGGTTCGCTGATGACCTTCGATGCCGATCCGCGCAAGAACCCGATTGCCAAGCCGCTGGTCGACAAGTTCAAGGCGCAGGGCTACGACCCGGAAGGCTACACGCTCTACACCTATGCTGCGGTTCAGGTCTGGGTGCAGGCTGCCACCACGGCGAAGTCGGTGAAGACCGCTGACGTCGAGAAGGCAATGCGGGCCGGCAAGTTCCAGACCGTGCTGAATGAGATCTCGTTCGACGCCAAGGGTGACACCACCTCGCCGGCGTACAAGGTCTATGTCTGGAAGAATGGCTCCTACGACTACGTGAACTAATCTCCGTATCCGGAGAGTAGGGAAGCCCGGGTCGCCATTCGATATGGCCCCGGGCTTCTTTTTCGGACAAATGTTCGCTAATTGTACGCATGAATGAAAGATGGCAATCCGCCACGGCCAAGCATTTCCCTTGTTGGTAGGGTTGGCACCTGCCACCGGATATTGTAGGGTCCGGCCGTCTTTCCCGAGGTGTCCTGCCGATGTCCAAGCCCACGGTCGCTCTCGCTGCCGATCATGCCGGTTTTGAGTTGAAAAACCTGCTGCGCGATGAGCTTAAGGCCGAGGGCTATGACGTACTCGACCTCGGCACCAATTCTTCCGACAGCGTCGATTACCCCGATTTCGGCCGCCAGCTTGGCCAGACCGTGGCCGCTGGCAAGGCCGCCTTTGGCGTTGCCGTCTGCGGCAGCGGCATTGGCATCTCGATTGCCGCCAACCGCGTCACCGGTTGCCGCGCTGCCCTGGTGCAC includes:
- the livM gene encoding high-affinity branched-chain amino acid ABC transporter permease LivM, producing MTAAERLKDAIMAAGVAALLALPLIGFETVDTGGPLGIKTRFDYIAYAAIAVFLGRLGMRIALDWRRNYRESLVDKLDPVAAVKHQSVLSDLGQKADKWLMPVMIGFAIIMPFLPFANRTVIDLGTVVLIYVMLGWGLNIVVGLAGLLDLGYVAFYAVGAYTFALLSMHFGFGFWETLPLAGLLAATFGVVLGFPVLRLRGDYLAIVTLGFGEIIRVILLNWQPVTGGPAGISGIPRPSFFGFPFSADPPAGMTSFHQLFGLEFASLHRITFLYYLILALALITNIFTMRIRKLPVGRAWEALREDEIACTALGINPTNTKLTAFAIGAMFGGFAGSFFAARQGFISPESFSFIESAVILAIVVLGGMGSQAGIVLAAAFLTLLPEVAREFSLFRMLAFGAAMVLIMVWRPQGLLAHREPTMRLHPAGAKPGGGKP
- a CDS encoding ABC transporter ATP-binding protein, with amino-acid sequence MTASTVKTGPLLRVEHLTMRFGGLIAVNDVSFDAHEGQITAVIGPNGAGKTTVFNCIAGFYKPTVGRLALTRNDTPYLLERMSGNDIAGKARVARTFQNIRLFPKMTVLENLIVAQHNKLMRASGFTLLGLFGWPGYRKAEAAAVDMARYWLERTNLTDVADEVAGSLPYGGQRRLEIARAMCTEPVLLCLDEPAAGLNPRESADLNTLLRFIRDEHKTGVLLIEHDMSVVMQISDHVIVLDYGRKIADGSPDTVRNDPKVIAAYLGEPEEVVVAEGIA
- a CDS encoding ABC transporter ATP-binding protein; its protein translation is MLSISGLHTYYGAVHALKGVDVEVKQGEIVALIGANGAGKSTLLMSICGSPKPRHGHVKLANEDITGIATHHLVRRGLAHAPEGRRIFPRMTVLENLRMGAVAGNPAHFESDLERVYGLFPRLKERSEQRGGTLSGGEQQMLAIARALMSRPKLLLLDEPSLGLAPLVVKQIFSIIEEINRADGVTVLLVEQNAYHALKLAHRGYVLVNGHITMSGTGSELLANEQIRAAYLEGGH
- a CDS encoding DUF6867 family protein, producing MVHAILGESILVFLGLTVVLVGGCAFLMGQAIAGTWRPYWQILPYSLIMAAANRFLAFSLFKEQLLAIVPYLISIFVVWAFATFGFRLTRVDQMVHQYPWLYERSGLLGWREKQGTP
- a CDS encoding branched-chain amino acid ABC transporter substrate-binding protein is translated as MRKLTTGLAVVAAVGLFAGAATAQIKVALNGPITGQLASFGEQMKRGAEMAIADINAAGGVNGQKLQLVIGDDQCDPKQAVAVANRAVQEKVAVVFGHFCSGSSIPASDVYKEENILQITPASTNPRYTERGYKNTFRVCGRDDQQGIVAGDYILEKFKGKKVAILHDKTPYGQGLAEETKKRLNSKGMTEAMFEAVTAGEKDYSALVSKMKQAGVELIYLGGYHPEGGLIVRQAKEQGLNAPLMGGDALVDKQFWAISGPAGEGSLMTFDADPRKNPIAKPLVDKFKAQGYDPEGYTLYTYAAVQVWVQAATTAKSVKTADVEKAMRAGKFQTVLNEISFDAKGDTTSPAYKVYVWKNGSYDYVN
- the rpiB gene encoding ribose 5-phosphate isomerase B, translating into MSKPTVALAADHAGFELKNLLRDELKAEGYDVLDLGTNSSDSVDYPDFGRQLGQTVAAGKAAFGVAVCGSGIGISIAANRVTGCRAALVHDATSARLCREHNDANVLALGARLIGIETARDCLKAFLATPFAGGRHQRRVDKLDQPA